GTTTTTCCCAATGACTGAAGACACACGGCGTCCTGAAACACGTGCGTGCGTCATTTGGCGGTAAAAAATCTCCTCATTCCGTACTTTGCCATAGTCATCTTTTCGCCCAGTAAATGTTCAGTGTCGTTTTGATGCTTTTTCGGTGTTCTTCAAGAAGGCTAACTATTTTTAAGCACAGCTGCAATATGATCTTCCGCATCTTCGCATCGAGCTAATCATCGatcagcgattgtgtaaagcAAGGGATATATTCGATTTATTGAACCAAAGGGAAGATTGCTTGAATTTGGACATTTCATGATTTATAGCATTTTCAGGAATAATTTCTGGTCACTACGATTCGACAGGGTCTGTTGTTCAGATGGTCTGTTTAGGATTACCTCTTGTAATGTTAATCATTATATTCTTTTTGATGCCGCCACTTCAGGGTTGGATTGCAATGGATACTTCATCAATTACCGTACAGGCACAGTACTCATTTAAAGGATCTAACAATGATGAGCTGTGCTTTAAGAAGGGAGATATCATCACATTAACACAGCGCGAAGAAGGTGGTTGGTGGGAAGGCACGCTGGGCGATAAAACAGGATGGTTCCCGAGCAACTACGTAAAGGATTATGCTGGTGAGTTATTGGTACATGTGGTTGACCAAATGGACGAACTCTGATAATCTCTTCATTACGCACTTAGGTCCTCTTCCGTTATCCGAAACGATACGTCCACCGGAAGAGATTCAAGCCTTCCGATCCGTCGTATTCCGTGATTTGCTGGAAAGTGAGAAAGCACACGTGGCCGAACTGCGAGGGCTGGTAGAAAATTTTCTCGAACCCTTGGAAACAAGCCAAATGTAAGGCTAGAGGTGACTTCACCTATGACTTTCTATTGGTCGatattaatttgtttgtttctgtgtGGTAACTTTTGCAGCCTATCCGCCAATGAGTACACACAATTGATGTGTAATTTTCTGGAGGTGGTCGAAATGCACGAAGAGTTCCTCCAAACACTCGAAGAATCCAATGATCGGGTGGGAAAGATGTTTCTCTCCAAAGCGCCAACGATGAAAAAAGTTCATCAGTCCTATTGTGCCGCACATCCACGTGCCATCGTGATAGTTGATAAGTTTCGGTAGGTATCGGTGGttacgatcgacgatcgaatgAGCGATAGAATGATGATTCTTTTCTTCTAACCCTGTTTCAGTGAGGAATTGAATGTGTTCATGGAGAAGCAGGGTGCTGCAAAGCCAGGCTTGCTGGTGCTAACGACAGGCCTTTCGAAACCGTTTCGGAGAGTGGACAAATATGCGGCAATACTGCAGGAGCTCGAGCGTCATATGGAAAGTGGTCACCCCGATCGTGGCGATACACAGCGTAGCATTGCCGTGTACAAGGACATCGCATCATCGTGCTCCGCTACACGACGGCAGAAAGAGTTAGAACTACAGATTCTGACTGGACCGGTACGCGGGTGGCAGGGTGCCGAACTGAGCACGCTCGGCGATATTATACACATGGGTAGCGTGGCCGTAGGACCGGAACACAAAGACCGCTACTTGGTACTTTTCCCACAAACGCTGCTCATACTAAGCGTTAGCCAGCGCATGAGCGCTTTCAAGTATGAAGGGAAGCTTCCGCTAACCGGCATCAATGTCACCCGGTTGGAAGATACGGACTTGATAAAGAATGCATTTGAAATTAGTGGAACACTGATCGATCGTATCGTAGCCGTGTGCCAAGGTCCAAACGAAGCGAACCGCTGGGTCGAACTACTCGATTCTAAATCTGGAGGAGTagcagatcagcagcagcaacagcaggtggATTTGAAACGTAATGTCAGTAGCTCAGCCGTCAATATTCCGCAACCGCCACCACATGTAAGTTGTACCTCTTGTTGATGTCAATAAGTGTACGGGATTCCCTTTTCCATCCTTCGACGGCTCAACAGCAGTAATGTCTTTCTTGTGGGTGATAGTCATTGGAGTATCCCTTAATTCAATTCCCAATCAAtccttcttcattttcttacTTCCGGTGATTAGAATTAcgtttttcttccgtttttcttttctttttcttactcTCGGTTCCCTTCACGTGTTCGTTAATCTACTATTATTACTATCGATAATTGTGTGACCccgtgctgctggatggcAATTTCTATTATGGTTGTATGCGGGGGATTCATTCGCTTTCCTACTCCCAATCCATGTCTATCTCTGTTATTGCTACTTCCGGTGTCCCTTTCGTAGAAGACGAAACAGTTGGCCCTCGATTCACGAGGGTATAGTACGCGTGTATCGGTTTGCGCGTATGGTGGCAGCGATCATTGGTGCAGCAAGTATGGTACCGATTTCGAGGTAACCTATCCCCCGGCCCACTATCCATCGACGGCACCGTATGCCGAGTTAACTAGCTACTTTCGGCAGTTGTTTCGAGCCGGAAAGCTATCACGATACGTTGTACAGGCCCTGCTGTATCCGCAAGTGACACAAACTTTCGATCGCCAGCACGTTGTGATGCGCCGAAGGCGTCACAAAACTTCAGTGCGTATGCAACGGCGCGAGAAAGAAGCGGTAACAGCCGCCGCTACCAGACAAGAAGGCGCGGAAGTATCATCGAGGAATGGCCAGACTGCATCTAGACACAAAAGCAGTAGTAACTCTGATTGCTCTCACTCCAGTTCCGAATCTTCGGGATCATGTGTTTCGTCCGGTTGTTCGCGAGATCGATCTAATCTCGAGCGCCAAAATGCGATCGACTACTTGGAAGGTGATGACGAAGCATACGAAACGATAACGTTCTTTGCTGGCAAAACTAGAAGTAGTCGGGAAGGTAGCGAGCCAAGCAGTACGGTCTACGAGAGCTATACGAACAGCCATTCAGATCATGCCGATCACAGTCAGGGAACAAAATATAACGAAGAAAATTTCACTGGTATGCGGCAAGAATCCGATGAAAGGCGATCAGAAATGATAGGCTCGACAGCAGTACCATGCTTGCGGTTGAATGATTACGATTCTGTGGCGAGCAATGATCCTcacggtgatggcggtggtggcggtcatTCTAGAAGGGAAGGATCTTCGGGTATACATA
The sequence above is a segment of the Anopheles darlingi chromosome 2, idAnoDarlMG_H_01, whole genome shotgun sequence genome. Coding sequences within it:
- the LOC125951605 gene encoding rho guanine nucleotide exchange factor 7 isoform X2 translates to MDTSSITVQAQYSFKGSNNDELCFKKGDIITLTQREEGGWWEGTLGDKTGWFPSNYVKDYAGPLPLSETIRPPEEIQAFRSVVFRDLLESEKAHVAELRGLVENFLEPLETSQILSANEYTQLMCNFLEVVEMHEEFLQTLEESNDRVGKMFLSKAPTMKKVHQSYCAAHPRAIVIVDKFREELNVFMEKQGAAKPGLLVLTTGLSKPFRRVDKYAAILQELERHMESGHPDRGDTQRSIAVYKDIASSCSATRRQKELELQILTGPVRGWQGAELSTLGDIIHMGSVAVGPEHKDRYLVLFPQTLLILSVSQRMSAFKYEGKLPLTGINVTRLEDTDLIKNAFEISGTLIDRIVAVCQGPNEANRWVELLDSKSGGVADQQQQQQVDLKRNVSSSAVNIPQPPPHMSPPSGSTGNSHPSRSGSSSIAQHMSQHKRSQSFNHHLSYNQLQQQQQQQQHIQQQQLKQHPPNQSLLPSLNSSNINRPEANLVPAVAGNQKSFSEKANWNITNLRPSSPLRPALLSMVATGSGAGSGGGRSATVSITGSIGGAVAGSCVGGGSNSTGSGGSFNHTDSAHHSMSFSPSSSKVSPTYEEDALVLRVIEAYCAAYQSTSRNTMHAGVEYDEMTPTLRQLFKSVRQLQQDMAQIKVQLADERTQRAHLQQLLVGHLETYGATNTTC
- the LOC125951605 gene encoding rho guanine nucleotide exchange factor 7 isoform X3 translates to MDTSSITVQAQYSFKGSNNDELCFKKGDIITLTQREEGGWWEGTLGDKTGWFPSNYVKDYAGPLPLSETIRPPEEIQAFRSVVFRDLLESEKAHVAELRGLVENFLEPLETSQILSANEYTQLMCNFLEVVEMHEEFLQTLEESNDRVGKMFLSKAPTMKKVHQSYCAAHPRAIVIVDKFREELNVFMEKQGAAKPGLLVLTTGLSKPFRRVDKYAAILQELERHMESGHPDRGDTQRSIAVYKDIASSCSATRRQKELELQILTGPVRGWQGAELSTLGDIIHMGSVAVGPEHKDRYLVLFPQTLLILSVSQRMSAFKYEGKLPLTGINVTRLEDTDLIKNAFEISGTLIDRIVAVCQGPNEANRWVELLDSKSGGVADQQQQQQVDLKRNVSSSAVNIPQPPPHMSPPSGSTGNSHPSRSGSSSIAQHMSQHKRSQSFNHHLSYNQLQQQQQQQQHIQQQQLKQHPPNQSLLPSLNSSNINRPEANLVPAVAGNQKSFSEKANWNITNLRPSSPLRPALLSMVATGSGAGSGGGRSATVSITGSIGGAVAGSCVGGGSNSTGSGGSFNHTDSAHHSMSFSPSSSKVSPTYEEDALVLRVIEAYCAAYQSTSRNTMHAAICRRHR